The Blastococcus sp. HT6-4 genome window below encodes:
- a CDS encoding FGGY-family carbohydrate kinase, with the protein MTLVAGVDTSTQACKVVVRDADTGELVRSGRAPHPPGTEVAPQAWEEAFRAAAAEAGGLDDVAALAVGGQQHGMVCLDDRGEVVRDALLWNDVRSAPAAEDLIGELGDGDAAAGRRAWAEAVGLVPVASFTATKLRWLADAEPRNADRTAAVCLPHDWLTWRISADRDLGTLVTDRGDASGTAYWSARTGEYRLDLLERAMRGRRPAVPRVAGPAERVGALAGSGAALGPGTGDNAAAALGLAARPGDVVVSIGTSGVVSAVTPTAVADVSGTVAGFADATGNHLPLVATLNAARVLDAAAALLGVDHATLSELALSAPSGADGLVLVPYLEGERTPNLPDATGSVHGLTLRTSTPAHWARAAVEGLLCGLADGIEAVVAQGVTVERVLLVGGAARSPAVQQLAPGIFGRPVLVPPPGEYVADGAARQAAWVLSGAGAPPEWPQPGLAEFDGSPALSVRERYAEVRGRTDGQ; encoded by the coding sequence ATGACGCTCGTCGCGGGCGTCGACACCTCGACGCAGGCGTGCAAGGTCGTGGTCCGGGACGCCGACACTGGTGAGCTGGTCCGGTCCGGCCGGGCACCGCACCCGCCGGGGACCGAGGTGGCCCCGCAGGCTTGGGAGGAGGCGTTCCGCGCGGCAGCCGCCGAGGCAGGAGGGCTCGACGACGTGGCGGCACTGGCCGTCGGGGGCCAGCAGCACGGGATGGTCTGCCTCGACGACCGCGGCGAGGTCGTCCGCGACGCGCTGCTGTGGAACGACGTCCGGTCGGCCCCGGCGGCCGAGGATCTGATCGGTGAGCTCGGCGACGGCGACGCGGCGGCCGGCCGCCGGGCATGGGCCGAGGCGGTGGGCCTGGTGCCGGTCGCGTCCTTCACCGCGACGAAGCTGCGCTGGCTGGCCGACGCCGAGCCGCGCAACGCCGACCGCACCGCCGCCGTCTGCCTGCCGCACGACTGGCTGACCTGGCGGATCTCCGCCGATCGCGACCTCGGCACGCTCGTGACCGACCGCGGCGACGCCAGCGGCACCGCCTACTGGTCGGCGCGTACCGGCGAGTACCGGCTCGACCTGCTCGAACGAGCCATGCGCGGCCGCCGGCCCGCCGTTCCGCGCGTGGCCGGCCCCGCCGAGCGGGTCGGCGCGCTCGCCGGGTCCGGCGCCGCCCTGGGCCCGGGGACCGGCGACAACGCCGCGGCGGCCCTCGGCCTGGCCGCCCGGCCGGGCGACGTCGTCGTCTCCATCGGCACGTCCGGGGTCGTCTCCGCGGTGACGCCCACGGCCGTCGCCGACGTCAGCGGCACCGTCGCCGGCTTCGCCGACGCCACCGGCAACCACCTCCCGCTGGTCGCCACGCTGAACGCCGCCCGGGTGCTCGACGCCGCCGCCGCACTGCTGGGCGTGGACCACGCGACGCTGTCGGAGCTCGCCCTGTCGGCGCCCTCGGGCGCGGACGGGCTGGTCCTCGTGCCCTACCTGGAGGGTGAGCGGACGCCGAACCTGCCCGACGCCACCGGCTCGGTGCACGGGCTGACGCTGCGCACCTCGACGCCCGCGCACTGGGCGCGCGCCGCCGTGGAGGGCCTGCTCTGCGGGCTCGCCGACGGGATCGAGGCCGTCGTCGCCCAGGGCGTGACCGTCGAGCGGGTGCTGCTGGTGGGCGGTGCCGCCCGCTCCCCTGCCGTGCAGCAGCTGGCTCCGGGCATCTTCGGCCGCCCCGTCCTCGTGCCGCCGCCGGGCGAGTACGTGGCCGACGGCGCGGCCCGGCAGGCGGCCTGGGTGCTCTCCGGCGCCGGCGCCCCGCCGGAGTGGCCGCAGCCGGGCCTGGCGGAGTTCGACGGATCTCCGGCCCTCTCCGTGCGGGAGCGCTACGCGGAGGTGCGCGGCCGCACCGACGGCCAGTAG
- the xylA gene encoding xylose isomerase, with translation MTDRFTPTRDDKFSFGLWTVGWQGVDVFGGPVRPVLDPVEAVHRLAELGAAAVTFHDDDLVPDEATRESTLERFKKALAETGMGVEMATTNLFGAPVFKDGGFTANDRAVRRYAIAKVLRNIDLAAELGAKTYVLWGGREGAESGGTKDVAAALDRYKEGLDLLCSYVREKGYDIRFALEPKPNEPRGDILLPTIGHAIAFINELEEPDRVGLNPEVGHEEMAGLNFAMGIGQALWHDKLFHVDLNGQHGPRFDQDLRFGAGNLRGAFWTVDTLLGSGSGKAYDGYLHFDYKPPRTEDMDGVWETARACMRNYLILREKVQAFRADPEVAEALEAARVGELAVPTLAEGESLDALRGEAHDPVALGARGLQFERLDQLAMEHLLGVR, from the coding sequence ATGACCGATCGCTTCACCCCCACCAGGGACGACAAGTTCAGCTTCGGGCTCTGGACCGTGGGCTGGCAGGGCGTCGACGTCTTCGGCGGCCCCGTCCGGCCGGTGCTGGACCCGGTGGAGGCCGTGCACCGGCTCGCCGAGCTCGGCGCCGCGGCCGTGACCTTCCACGACGACGACCTGGTGCCCGACGAGGCCACCCGCGAGTCCACCCTCGAGCGGTTCAAGAAGGCGCTCGCCGAGACCGGCATGGGCGTCGAGATGGCGACCACCAACCTCTTCGGCGCCCCGGTGTTCAAGGACGGCGGCTTCACCGCCAACGACCGCGCCGTCCGCCGGTACGCGATCGCCAAGGTGCTGCGCAACATCGACCTGGCCGCCGAGCTGGGCGCGAAGACCTACGTGCTGTGGGGCGGCCGCGAGGGTGCGGAGTCCGGCGGCACCAAGGACGTCGCGGCCGCGCTCGACCGGTACAAGGAGGGCCTGGACCTGCTCTGCTCCTACGTGCGGGAGAAGGGCTACGACATCCGGTTCGCCCTCGAGCCCAAGCCGAACGAGCCGCGCGGCGACATCCTGCTGCCGACCATCGGGCACGCCATCGCCTTCATCAACGAGCTCGAGGAGCCCGACCGCGTCGGCCTCAACCCCGAGGTCGGGCACGAGGAGATGGCCGGGCTGAACTTCGCCATGGGCATCGGCCAGGCGCTGTGGCACGACAAGCTCTTCCACGTCGACCTCAACGGCCAGCACGGCCCGCGCTTCGACCAGGACCTGCGCTTCGGCGCCGGCAACCTGCGCGGGGCGTTCTGGACCGTCGACACGCTGCTCGGGTCGGGGTCGGGGAAGGCCTACGACGGCTACCTGCACTTCGACTACAAGCCGCCGCGGACCGAGGACATGGACGGCGTGTGGGAGACCGCGCGCGCCTGCATGCGGAACTACCTGATCCTCCGGGAGAAGGTGCAGGCGTTCCGGGCCGACCCCGAGGTCGCCGAGGCGCTGGAGGCCGCCCGGGTCGGCGAGCTGGCCGTGCCGACGCTGGCCGAGGGCGAGAGCCTCGACGCCCTTCGCGGTGAGGCGCACGACCCGGTGGCCCTCGGGGCGCGCGGGCTGCAGTTCGAGCGGCTCGACCAGCTGGCCATGGAGCACCTGCTCGGCGTCCGCTGA
- a CDS encoding alpha/beta fold hydrolase → MQDTLRACSRLRSRSRGRAGRPVGVSPSVSVVLVPGLGLDERSSRRLREELPGAVVVLPGMGQAAAVPSVDELAGRLRAALPEGPVVLVGHSQSCQVVTAAAADPRVAGLVLCGPTTDPRMRRFRVLAWRWLRTALAEPWWQVPLIVRQWLHTGPRAMAALWRTASPDRIDRRLAGVPAPVVVLRGTRDALCPADWAERVVAAAPQGRLVTLAGAAHMTVQTHPAAVAAVVRSL, encoded by the coding sequence ATGCAGGACACGCTGCGTGCCTGCTCCCGGCTGCGTTCGCGGAGCCGCGGCCGGGCCGGTAGACCCGTCGGGGTGTCGCCTTCGGTCTCGGTCGTTCTCGTTCCCGGTCTGGGGCTGGATGAACGTTCGTCGCGCAGGTTGCGCGAGGAACTTCCGGGCGCGGTGGTCGTGCTGCCCGGGATGGGGCAGGCGGCGGCGGTCCCGTCGGTCGACGAGCTCGCCGGGCGGCTGCGGGCCGCCCTGCCCGAGGGCCCGGTGGTGCTGGTCGGGCACTCGCAGAGCTGCCAGGTGGTGACCGCGGCCGCCGCGGACCCGCGGGTGGCCGGCCTGGTGCTGTGCGGGCCGACGACCGACCCCCGCATGCGCCGGTTCCGGGTGCTGGCCTGGCGGTGGCTCCGGACGGCGCTCGCCGAGCCCTGGTGGCAGGTGCCGCTGATCGTGCGGCAGTGGCTGCACACCGGGCCACGGGCCATGGCCGCGCTCTGGCGGACCGCCTCGCCGGACCGGATCGACCGCCGGCTGGCCGGCGTGCCGGCGCCCGTGGTCGTGCTCCGCGGCACCCGCGACGCCCTGTGCCCGGCGGACTGGGCGGAGCGGGTCGTGGCGGCCGCGCCGCAGGGCCGGCTGGTGACGCTAGCCGGTGCGGCGCACATGACCGTGCAGACGCACCCCGCCGCGGTCGCCGCCGTGGTCCGCTCGCTCTGA
- a CDS encoding cupredoxin domain-containing protein encodes MSRLLRTPGASRRAAAALLFAGTLAAVSACGGGTDPGTNGAAPTATEEPTTEAPATRAPSTGSPSAAPTDSERAVRTISATEEEFSISVDERSVPAGSYEIEVVNAGSASHDLVVERDGEDVAATEILSPGDSATLTVDLEPGEYVFYCSVGTHRSLGMEITIEVT; translated from the coding sequence ATGTCCCGCCTGCTCCGCACACCGGGCGCCAGTCGCCGGGCCGCCGCCGCCCTGCTCTTCGCCGGCACCCTCGCCGCCGTCTCGGCGTGCGGGGGCGGCACGGACCCCGGCACGAACGGGGCCGCCCCCACGGCGACCGAGGAACCGACCACCGAGGCTCCGGCCACCAGGGCGCCGTCGACGGGCTCGCCCTCCGCCGCGCCGACCGACTCCGAACGGGCCGTCCGCACGATCTCCGCGACGGAGGAGGAGTTCAGCATCTCCGTCGACGAGCGGAGCGTGCCCGCCGGCAGCTACGAGATCGAGGTCGTGAACGCCGGCAGCGCCAGCCACGACCTGGTCGTCGAGCGCGACGGCGAGGACGTCGCCGCCACCGAGATCCTGAGCCCGGGCGACTCCGCCACCCTGACGGTCGATCTCGAGCCCGGTGAGTACGTCTTCTACTGCAGCGTCGGCACCCACCGCTCCCTGGGCATGGAGATCACCATCGAGGTGACCTGA
- a CDS encoding ROK family protein encodes MPSTSASAGVLLRHVRTGRARSRADLVALTGASRNTISARVDQLIAANLLEEGGRGWSTGGRPPTLLQFNSRAGCVLAVDLGVTSVDVAVTDLSAQILGTVGHPIDIADGPGQVLAEVDRLAQQVLAEVGLTPADVCAVGVGVPGPVEFSTGRPSHPPIMPGWHDYPVPSAFGRYDCPVYVDNDVNVMALGEMGVAGSVQDVLVVKVGTGIGCGVIVDGRVYRGAQGSAGDIGHIHVAQPDGRTVVCRCGQENCLEAVAGGGALLRDAVAAGLPVDTVREVVRLAAEGNGVALELVRAAGRTIGTVLAALVNFFNPHRIVMTGGVAQAGVPLLAGIREAVYRRSMPLAARTLEITVSEAPDLSGRVGAALMAIEEFLDEDSVQALAR; translated from the coding sequence GTGCCGTCCACCTCAGCCTCGGCCGGCGTGCTGCTGCGCCACGTGCGGACCGGCCGTGCGCGCAGCCGCGCCGACCTCGTGGCGCTGACCGGGGCGTCGCGCAACACGATCAGCGCGCGGGTCGACCAGCTGATCGCCGCGAACCTCCTGGAGGAGGGGGGCCGCGGCTGGAGCACCGGCGGTCGCCCGCCGACGCTGCTGCAGTTCAACAGCCGGGCCGGGTGCGTGCTCGCCGTCGACCTCGGGGTCACCAGCGTCGACGTCGCGGTCACCGACCTCTCGGCGCAGATCCTGGGCACCGTCGGCCACCCGATCGACATCGCCGACGGCCCCGGCCAGGTGCTGGCCGAGGTCGACCGGCTGGCCCAGCAGGTGCTGGCCGAGGTCGGGCTCACCCCGGCCGACGTGTGCGCCGTGGGCGTCGGCGTGCCGGGGCCGGTGGAGTTCTCGACCGGCCGCCCGTCCCACCCGCCGATCATGCCGGGCTGGCACGACTACCCGGTTCCCAGTGCGTTCGGTCGCTACGACTGCCCCGTGTACGTCGACAACGACGTGAACGTGATGGCGCTGGGGGAGATGGGCGTCGCCGGCTCGGTGCAGGACGTGCTCGTGGTGAAGGTCGGCACGGGCATCGGCTGCGGGGTCATCGTCGACGGCCGGGTCTACCGCGGGGCGCAGGGCAGCGCCGGCGACATCGGGCACATCCACGTCGCCCAGCCCGACGGGCGGACCGTGGTGTGCCGGTGCGGGCAGGAGAACTGCCTGGAGGCGGTCGCGGGCGGGGGGGCCCTGCTCCGCGACGCCGTCGCCGCGGGGCTGCCGGTCGACACCGTCCGCGAGGTGGTGCGGCTGGCCGCGGAGGGCAACGGCGTCGCGCTGGAGCTGGTGCGCGCGGCGGGCCGGACCATCGGCACGGTGCTCGCGGCGCTGGTCAACTTCTTCAACCCGCACCGCATCGTCATGACCGGTGGCGTCGCGCAGGCCGGCGTCCCGCTGCTCGCGGGGATCCGCGAGGCCGTCTACCGGCGCTCCATGCCGCTGGCCGCCCGGACGCTGGAGATCACGGTCAGCGAGGCCCCCGATCTCTCCGGCCGGGTCGGCGCCGCCCTCATGGCCATCGAGGAGTTCCTGGACGAGGACTCGGTCCAGGCCCTCGCGAGATGA
- a CDS encoding NAD(P)/FAD-dependent oxidoreductase, with the protein MTTSPAQAPAQTDPSSGRPRVVIVGSGFGGLFAARALGKAPVDITLIAKTGQHLFQPLLYQVATGILSEGEIAPATREILRRQKNARVILGEVTEIDVAARTVSSEILGRKTVHPYDELIVAAGAGQSYFGNDQFAEFAPGMKSIDDALELRGRIFGAFELAEIATDPAEVDRLLTFVVVGAGPTGVEMAGQIAELARRTLRRDFRNINPTGARVILLDAAPAVLPSFGKKLGERARRQLNDIGVEVQLGAMVTGVDADGLEVKDTDGQVRRIQAATKIWAAGVQASELGRILGEQTGAEVDRAGRISVEPDLTLPGHPEIHVVGDMMALGKLPGVAQVAIQGGRYAAKAIERRAAGKPVQEPFEYHDKGSMATISRFSAVADIGKFKFSGFIAWVLWLVVHLMYIVGFKSRVTTVLHWMVSFLGRGRSERVATQQQVYGRLALEQLGPNWEVSKTGGPKNTDPENEDITQRDSA; encoded by the coding sequence ATGACGACATCACCAGCGCAGGCGCCCGCCCAGACAGACCCTTCCAGCGGGCGGCCGCGCGTCGTCATCGTCGGCTCCGGCTTCGGCGGCCTGTTCGCCGCGCGTGCGCTGGGCAAGGCGCCGGTGGACATCACCCTGATCGCCAAGACGGGCCAGCACCTGTTCCAGCCGCTGCTCTACCAGGTGGCCACCGGCATCCTGTCCGAGGGCGAGATCGCCCCGGCCACCCGCGAGATCCTGCGCCGACAGAAGAACGCCCGGGTGATCCTCGGCGAGGTCACCGAGATCGACGTGGCCGCCCGCACGGTCAGCTCCGAGATCCTCGGCCGGAAGACGGTGCACCCGTACGACGAGCTGATCGTGGCGGCGGGCGCCGGCCAGTCGTACTTCGGCAACGACCAGTTCGCCGAGTTCGCACCCGGCATGAAGAGCATCGACGACGCCCTCGAGCTGCGCGGCCGGATCTTCGGCGCCTTCGAGCTGGCCGAGATCGCCACGGACCCTGCCGAGGTCGACCGGCTGCTCACCTTCGTCGTCGTCGGGGCGGGCCCGACCGGCGTGGAGATGGCCGGCCAGATCGCCGAGCTGGCCCGCCGCACGCTGCGCCGCGACTTCCGCAACATCAACCCGACCGGCGCGCGCGTGATCCTGCTGGACGCGGCTCCCGCGGTGCTGCCCTCGTTCGGCAAGAAGCTCGGCGAGCGGGCCCGGCGGCAGCTCAACGACATCGGCGTCGAGGTGCAGCTGGGCGCCATGGTCACCGGCGTCGACGCCGACGGCCTCGAGGTGAAGGACACCGACGGCCAGGTCCGCCGGATCCAGGCCGCCACGAAGATCTGGGCCGCCGGCGTGCAGGCCAGCGAGCTGGGCCGGATCCTGGGCGAGCAGACCGGCGCCGAGGTCGACCGCGCCGGGCGCATCTCGGTCGAGCCCGACCTGACCCTTCCCGGGCACCCCGAGATCCACGTGGTCGGCGACATGATGGCGCTGGGCAAGCTCCCCGGCGTCGCCCAGGTGGCCATCCAGGGCGGGCGCTACGCCGCGAAGGCGATCGAGCGGCGGGCCGCCGGCAAGCCGGTGCAGGAGCCGTTCGAGTACCACGACAAGGGCTCGATGGCGACCATCTCTCGCTTCTCGGCCGTCGCCGACATCGGGAAGTTCAAGTTCAGCGGGTTCATCGCCTGGGTGCTGTGGCTGGTCGTGCACCTCATGTACATCGTGGGCTTCAAGAGCCGCGTCACCACGGTGCTGCACTGGATGGTCAGCTTCCTCGGCCGTGGCCGGTCGGAGCGGGTGGCCACCCAGCAGCAGGTCTACGGCCGGCTGGCCCTCGAGCAGCTCGGCCCGAACTGGGAGGTCTCCAAGACCGGCGGGCCGAAGAACACCGACCCCGAGAACGAGGACATCACCCAGCGGGACTCCGCCTGA
- a CDS encoding phospholipase has product MPAHADGRLDSRPVQAAPGEPWPAGIHELDLGGGAEVLLAVPPGEPVPRPLLVFFHGAGGNPAQSLAALGRTVVDRGVLVLAPQSGSATWDLLAGRLGRDVAVLDAALAQVAERAPVGRCAVGGFSDGASYALSLGPANGDLFDAVLAFSPGFADPPARVGQPRIWITHGIGDRVLPVERCGRRLAAAFASSRYDVTYDEFDGGHVVRPEGVVTALEWWLGRE; this is encoded by the coding sequence GTGCCGGCGCACGCCGACGGCCGCCTCGACAGCCGGCCGGTGCAGGCGGCCCCGGGGGAGCCGTGGCCGGCGGGGATCCACGAACTCGATCTGGGCGGGGGAGCGGAGGTCCTGCTCGCCGTCCCCCCGGGCGAGCCCGTGCCGCGGCCCCTGCTGGTCTTCTTCCACGGTGCGGGCGGGAACCCGGCACAGAGCCTGGCGGCGCTGGGGCGCACGGTCGTCGACCGGGGGGTGCTGGTGCTGGCTCCGCAGTCCGGCTCGGCGACCTGGGACCTGCTCGCCGGGCGGCTCGGCCGGGACGTCGCCGTCCTCGACGCCGCCCTCGCGCAGGTCGCCGAGCGGGCACCGGTCGGCCGCTGTGCCGTCGGCGGGTTCTCCGACGGCGCCTCCTACGCCCTGTCGCTCGGCCCGGCCAACGGCGACCTGTTCGACGCCGTGCTCGCCTTCTCCCCGGGCTTCGCCGACCCGCCGGCGCGGGTGGGGCAGCCGCGGATCTGGATCACCCACGGGATCGGTGACCGGGTGCTGCCGGTCGAGCGGTGCGGTCGACGGCTGGCGGCAGCCTTCGCGAGCTCCCGCTACGACGTCACCTACGACGAGTTCGACGGCGGCCACGTCGTGCGCCCCGAGGGTGTGGTGACGGCCCTGGAGTGGTGGCTGGGCCGAGAGTGA
- a CDS encoding ROK family transcriptional regulator, with translation MGEQPPVYDGSSDRRAPADQATVRRTNLGLVLRHLRDHGPRSRARIAQETGLNKATVSSLVAELSERRLVSTGDVDRAGSVGRPGLTVHLDGACVCGIGVELNVDYAAALVLDLRGEVLFEQRLGLDIPALGAERTLDAVAGLVRDAVAASAARGARVIGLTVAVAGLVRSVDGVVTLAPNIGWRDVAVLDGLHARLDADFPIRVENDANLSAIAEWAMGAEARTPDLVYLTGEVGVGGGVIVAGRLLRGAGGLSGEVGHTSLGDPDLVCGCGRRGCWETLVGLAALLRAAADPGDPVHDPARDLEDRLAEVARRAEAGDERTLAALRQVGTGLGTGAAVLINLFNPRVVLLGGYFAVLGRFLMEPLLAELEARVLGPDVAGARVALSTLGFTAAVRGGAHEALESVFDDPTLVPVPELTPAGAR, from the coding sequence ATGGGCGAGCAGCCGCCGGTGTACGACGGATCCTCGGATCGCCGCGCCCCGGCCGACCAGGCCACGGTGCGCCGGACCAATCTCGGCCTCGTGCTGCGCCATCTCCGCGACCACGGACCCCGCTCCCGAGCGCGGATCGCCCAGGAGACCGGCCTCAACAAGGCGACCGTCTCCAGCCTCGTGGCCGAGCTCTCCGAGCGGCGCCTGGTCAGCACCGGGGACGTCGACCGGGCCGGTTCGGTCGGGCGGCCCGGGCTGACCGTGCACCTCGACGGGGCCTGCGTCTGCGGCATCGGTGTCGAGCTGAACGTCGACTACGCCGCCGCGCTCGTGCTCGACCTGCGCGGGGAGGTGCTCTTCGAGCAGCGGCTCGGCCTCGACATCCCCGCCCTGGGCGCCGAGCGGACCCTCGACGCCGTCGCCGGGCTCGTGCGCGACGCCGTCGCCGCGTCCGCGGCCCGGGGGGCGCGCGTGATCGGGCTGACCGTGGCGGTCGCCGGCCTGGTCCGCAGCGTCGACGGCGTCGTCACGCTGGCTCCCAACATCGGCTGGCGCGATGTCGCGGTCCTCGACGGGCTGCACGCCCGGCTCGACGCCGACTTCCCGATCCGGGTCGAGAACGATGCCAACCTCTCCGCGATCGCCGAGTGGGCCATGGGTGCCGAGGCGCGCACCCCCGACCTGGTCTACCTCACCGGTGAGGTCGGCGTCGGCGGTGGCGTGATCGTCGCCGGCCGGCTGCTCCGGGGGGCCGGTGGGCTCTCCGGCGAGGTGGGCCACACCTCGCTGGGCGACCCCGACCTCGTGTGCGGCTGCGGGCGGCGCGGCTGCTGGGAGACCCTCGTCGGCCTGGCCGCGCTGCTGCGCGCCGCCGCGGACCCCGGCGACCCGGTGCACGACCCGGCGCGCGACCTGGAGGACCGCCTGGCCGAGGTGGCCCGCCGAGCCGAGGCCGGCGACGAGCGGACCCTCGCCGCGCTGCGGCAGGTCGGCACCGGGCTCGGGACGGGCGCCGCCGTGCTCATCAACCTGTTCAACCCGCGGGTGGTCCTCCTGGGCGGCTATTTCGCCGTGCTGGGCCGGTTCCTCATGGAGCCGCTGCTCGCCGAGCTCGAGGCCCGGGTCCTGGGGCCCGACGTCGCCGGGGCCCGCGTCGCGCTCTCCACGCTCGGCTTCACCGCCGCCGTCCGCGGCGGCGCCCACGAGGCGCTCGAGTCGGTCTTCGACGACCCGACCCTGGTGCCCGTCCCGGAGCTCACGCCCGCGGGCGCCCGGTGA
- a CDS encoding DUF2254 domain-containing protein produces the protein MAGRRGQESAARSQAPLWLWPAVAAAVAAAAGWALGMVEPRGGFLAALWPADTSAAATLLQLVATAAVTITTLTFSITIVALQLASQQFSPRLLRDFVRDGVTKQVLSVLTATFVFAISGLRGVNSSQPVPTLVCLVAALLGVTSVGALLSFISHMVRMLRVDTMMTRVHDDARRAIETFYGPHTGHGQRSPDELDLDTVAGRLVTASRSGFVEVVDTDTLVDAARSHDAVVRVEVRPGDLVTVGTPVATVWSAGEEIDDAVRTAVVLNNERTIDQDAGFGFRQLEDIAVKAMSPSINDPVTAATAIGHMGDLLVRLTSRHLGPTLHDDEDGVGRAIVPDRDMRYYLDLSCGQVARFGGSEPTLVTALLRMLRDVGVACRDDEQRAEVARAAELVAGEHSPEWSPTDTVTVRLHRDQVTAALEGRLVDAFADRAGETRSM, from the coding sequence GTGGCAGGGCGACGGGGTCAGGAAAGTGCAGCGCGCTCGCAGGCGCCCCTCTGGCTGTGGCCGGCGGTGGCCGCCGCGGTCGCGGCCGCGGCGGGCTGGGCCCTCGGCATGGTGGAACCCCGCGGCGGATTCCTCGCGGCCCTGTGGCCGGCCGACACCAGCGCTGCCGCCACGCTCCTGCAACTGGTGGCCACGGCCGCGGTCACCATCACGACCCTGACGTTCAGCATCACCATCGTGGCGCTGCAACTGGCCTCCCAGCAGTTCTCGCCCCGGCTGCTGCGCGACTTCGTCCGCGACGGGGTCACCAAGCAGGTCCTGTCCGTCCTGACCGCGACCTTCGTCTTCGCCATCTCCGGTCTGCGCGGGGTGAACAGCTCTCAGCCGGTGCCCACGCTGGTGTGCCTGGTCGCCGCGCTGCTCGGCGTCACCTCCGTCGGCGCGCTGCTGTCCTTCATCAGCCACATGGTGCGCATGCTGCGGGTCGACACCATGATGACCCGGGTCCACGACGACGCCCGGCGGGCCATCGAGACGTTCTACGGTCCGCACACCGGCCACGGGCAGCGGTCCCCCGACGAGCTGGACCTGGACACGGTCGCCGGGCGGCTGGTGACGGCATCCCGCAGCGGGTTCGTCGAGGTGGTCGACACCGACACCCTCGTGGACGCCGCCCGCAGCCACGACGCCGTCGTCCGCGTCGAGGTCCGCCCCGGTGACCTGGTGACCGTGGGAACCCCGGTCGCCACCGTCTGGTCGGCGGGCGAGGAGATCGACGACGCCGTCCGGACAGCGGTGGTGCTGAACAACGAGCGCACGATCGACCAGGACGCAGGCTTCGGGTTCCGACAGCTCGAGGACATCGCGGTGAAGGCCATGTCCCCGAGCATCAACGACCCGGTCACCGCCGCGACGGCCATCGGCCACATGGGCGATCTGCTCGTCCGGCTCACCAGCCGGCACCTCGGACCCACCCTGCACGACGACGAGGACGGCGTCGGGCGGGCGATCGTCCCCGATCGGGACATGCGGTACTACCTCGACCTGTCCTGCGGGCAGGTCGCCCGCTTCGGCGGGAGCGAACCCACGCTGGTCACCGCGCTGCTCCGGATGCTCCGGGACGTGGGGGTCGCCTGCCGGGACGACGAGCAGCGGGCCGAGGTCGCCCGGGCCGCCGAGCTGGTCGCCGGGGAGCACTCCCCGGAGTGGAGCCCGACGGACACCGTGACCGTCCGGCTCCATCGCGACCAGGTCACCGCGGCTCTCGAGGGTCGGCTCGTCGACGCGTTCGCCGACCGCGCCGGCGAGACCCGCTCCATGTGA